In Candidatus Avedoeria danica, the following are encoded in one genomic region:
- the nosD gene encoding nitrous oxide reductase family maturation protein NosD, producing MMLHVAVGLVLALSTPVTRTLDVGPDRTYRDLAAALTAARDGDTVRVHGGVHPGPVEITASIALVGEGRPVIDGGGKGTVVTLRAAGARMSGFTVTGSGDRNDKEDAGIGVYAPATVVDNVLEDVLFGIDVQRAPGSIIADNTVTGRDLPMPRRGDAIRVWESAGSRVERNRIDRSRDVVMWYSNDVQVTDNTVTHSRYGLHFMYATGSHVVGNRLHQNAVGAYAMYSSDLVYVRNQLTGNHGPSGYGLALKESSRITIEDNVIAGNRTGLYFDNSPLDAGTVNIVARNTIAYNDIGIAFVPSVKRNVITANRFEDNLQQVAVVASGTFEGNVWTQDGVGNYWSNYAGFDADGDGVGDIPHAETSLFHSLLEVHPTLRLFTLSPAQSALDLAARAFPAFRPPATLTDTAPFTRAPTAALSAVQPAIGPLIGLSAACIALAAAAMLWGRLLASSPPAFGSAGRISPQIASTRHRSRP from the coding sequence ATGATGCTGCACGTCGCCGTCGGTCTCGTGCTGGCGTTGTCGACGCCCGTTACCCGCACGCTCGACGTCGGCCCCGATCGCACCTACCGCGACCTGGCCGCCGCGCTGACCGCCGCCCGCGACGGCGACACCGTTCGGGTGCACGGCGGGGTGCACCCCGGCCCCGTCGAGATCACGGCGTCCATCGCCCTCGTCGGCGAGGGCCGGCCGGTGATCGACGGCGGGGGCAAGGGGACCGTCGTCACGCTGCGGGCGGCCGGGGCGCGGATGTCCGGCTTCACGGTCACGGGCAGCGGCGACCGAAACGACAAGGAGGACGCCGGCATCGGCGTGTATGCCCCGGCGACGGTCGTCGACAACGTCCTTGAGGACGTGCTCTTCGGGATCGACGTCCAGCGCGCCCCGGGCAGTATCATCGCGGACAACACCGTGACCGGCCGCGACCTGCCGATGCCGCGGCGCGGCGACGCGATCCGCGTCTGGGAGTCGGCGGGCTCGCGCGTCGAGCGCAACCGCATCGACCGGTCGCGCGATGTCGTGATGTGGTACTCGAACGATGTGCAGGTCACGGACAACACCGTGACCCACAGCCGCTACGGTCTGCACTTCATGTACGCCACCGGCAGCCATGTCGTCGGCAACCGGCTGCACCAGAACGCCGTCGGTGCGTACGCGATGTACAGCTCGGACCTGGTGTACGTGCGCAACCAGCTCACCGGCAACCACGGCCCGAGCGGCTACGGGCTCGCGCTCAAGGAGAGCAGCCGGATCACGATCGAGGACAACGTCATCGCGGGCAACCGGACCGGGTTGTACTTCGACAACAGCCCGCTGGATGCTGGCACGGTGAACATCGTGGCGCGCAACACGATCGCTTACAACGACATCGGCATCGCCTTCGTCCCGTCCGTCAAGCGCAACGTGATCACCGCGAATCGGTTCGAGGACAACCTGCAGCAGGTGGCGGTCGTCGCCAGCGGCACGTTCGAGGGCAACGTCTGGACGCAGGATGGCGTCGGCAACTACTGGAGCAACTACGCCGGCTTCGACGCCGACGGCGACGGCGTCGGCGACATTCCGCACGCCGAGACCAGCCTGTTCCATAGCCTGCTCGAAGTCCACCCGACGCTGCGGCTGTTCACGCTCAGCCCGGCCCAGTCGGCGCTCGATCTGGCCGCGCGCGCCTTCCCGGCCTTCCGCCCGCCCGCGACGCTGACCGATACCGCCCCGTTCACCCGTGCCCCGACGGCCGCGCTGTCCGCCGTGCAACCGGCCATCGGACCGCTCATCGGGCTGTCGGCCGCGTGCATTGCCCTCGCTGCCGCCGCCATGCTGTGGGGCCGCCTCCTGGCCTCCTCCCCCCCGGCCTTCGGGTCGGCCGGCCGCATCTCGCCTCAGATCGCGTCGACCCGCCACCGGAGCCGTCCATGA
- a CDS encoding ABC transporter ATP-binding protein, whose amino-acid sequence MIFAQDLTVRLGGTTVLDGLALDVPAGGGLALWGTNGAGKTTALRAMLGLLPFGGTVRLGGHDVRRDGRSARAQVGYVPQQLAFWDDLGTLECLQWLARLRRAPIERAAELLERVSLAEHGRKRIGELSGGMKQRMALAAALLGDPPILLLDEPTANLDAAGRADLLALLADLRGAGKTLLVTTHRLSEVHALADHVIVLEAGEVRLSCGADVLEAALYPYATLRLVVAPADEAAALAALAKGGFKTHANRHGILVRVAAGRRAAPVEVLVAADVALEDLWVEDSWVEDGAWTLG is encoded by the coding sequence ATGATCTTCGCCCAGGACCTCACCGTCCGCCTCGGCGGCACGACGGTGCTCGACGGCCTGGCGCTCGACGTGCCGGCCGGCGGCGGCCTCGCGCTCTGGGGCACGAACGGCGCCGGCAAGACGACGGCGCTGCGGGCGATGCTCGGCCTCCTGCCGTTCGGCGGCACGGTGCGCCTCGGCGGCCACGATGTGCGCCGCGACGGCCGCAGCGCGCGGGCGCAGGTCGGCTACGTGCCCCAGCAGCTCGCGTTCTGGGACGATCTCGGGACGCTCGAGTGCCTGCAGTGGCTCGCCCGCCTCCGCCGCGCGCCGATCGAGCGGGCGGCCGAGCTCTTGGAGCGCGTCTCGCTCGCGGAGCACGGTCGCAAGCGGATCGGCGAGCTCTCCGGCGGCATGAAGCAGCGCATGGCGCTCGCCGCCGCGCTGCTGGGCGACCCGCCGATCCTCCTCCTCGACGAGCCGACGGCCAACCTCGACGCCGCCGGTCGCGCGGACCTGCTGGCCCTGCTCGCCGACCTGCGCGGCGCCGGCAAGACGCTGCTCGTGACGACGCACCGCCTGTCCGAGGTGCACGCGCTGGCCGATCACGTCATCGTGCTCGAGGCCGGCGAGGTCCGGCTGTCGTGCGGTGCCGACGTGCTCGAGGCCGCGCTCTACCCGTACGCCACCCTCCGCCTCGTCGTCGCGCCTGCCGATGAAGCCGCCGCGCTGGCGGCGCTGGCCAAGGGCGGTTTCAAGACGCACGCGAACCGCCACGGCATCCTGGTGCGGGTCGCGGCCGGTCGCCGGGCCGCGCCGGTCGAGGTGCTCGTCGCCGCGGACGTGGCCCTCGAGGATCTCTGGGTGGAAGACAGTTGGGTGGAGGACGGTGCATGGACGCTCGGGTGA
- a CDS encoding ABC transporter permease subunit → MDARVIALVARKEVRDALRNRWFLLYAAGFALLAIALSQLSTGDSGTAGYAGFGRTAAGLVNLVLFVVPLMGLTLGAQSLAGERERGTLATLLAQPVTRTEVLLGKFGGLALALGAALLLGFGLAGAWVAARGGGVEAGAYAQVVAAAALLALATLSIGFLISSAARRTSTATAVALFVWLALVFAGDLGLMGSAMTMRMPVRTLLALTLLNPLEAYRIGGIAAITGGLDVLGPAGVYADRVLGASLVAVLAAVLVAWCVVPLTAAGVIFARRGIR, encoded by the coding sequence ATGGACGCTCGGGTGATCGCCCTCGTGGCGCGCAAGGAAGTCCGCGACGCGCTGCGCAATCGCTGGTTCCTGCTGTACGCGGCCGGCTTCGCGCTGCTGGCGATCGCCCTGTCGCAGCTCAGCACGGGCGACAGCGGCACCGCCGGCTACGCCGGCTTCGGCCGCACCGCCGCCGGCCTCGTGAACCTCGTGCTGTTCGTCGTGCCGCTGATGGGCCTGACGCTCGGCGCGCAGAGCCTGGCCGGCGAGCGCGAGCGCGGCACGCTGGCGACGCTGCTGGCCCAGCCCGTGACGCGCACCGAGGTCCTCCTCGGGAAGTTCGGCGGCCTCGCGCTGGCCCTCGGCGCGGCGCTGCTGCTCGGCTTCGGCCTCGCCGGGGCATGGGTGGCGGCGCGCGGCGGCGGCGTCGAGGCCGGGGCATATGCCCAGGTCGTGGCTGCGGCGGCCCTGCTGGCGCTGGCAACCCTGTCCATCGGCTTCCTCATCTCGTCGGCGGCGCGCCGCACGAGCACGGCGACGGCGGTGGCGCTCTTCGTCTGGCTCGCCCTCGTCTTCGCCGGCGACCTCGGCCTGATGGGCAGCGCCATGACGATGCGGATGCCCGTCCGCACGCTGCTCGCCCTGACGCTGCTCAACCCGCTCGAGGCCTACCGGATCGGCGGGATCGCCGCGATCACCGGCGGCCTCGACGTCCTCGGGCCGGCCGGCGTCTACGCCGACCGCGTCCTCGGCGCGTCCCTCGTCGCCGTGCTCGCCGCCGTGCTCGTCGCGTGGTGCGTCGTGCCGCTCACCGCCGCCGGCGTCATCTTCGCCCGCCGCGGCATCCGCTGA
- a CDS encoding nitrous oxide reductase accessory protein NosL produces the protein MKARMGLARALAIAATAAALVAATAACGPPPDPLAPPEVVYGEDVCDHCGMILSEERFAAATIVEIDGQVEPRLFDDIGDMVAYHAANGDLVVRRWYVHDHDSVAWIDAATAHYVRAEGIRTPMGSGLAAFGDAARAKAFAVEAGGAALAFDDL, from the coding sequence ATGAAGGCCCGCATGGGCCTCGCCCGTGCGCTTGCGATCGCCGCCACGGCCGCCGCCCTCGTCGCCGCCACCGCCGCCTGCGGACCGCCCCCTGACCCGCTCGCGCCGCCGGAGGTCGTCTACGGCGAGGATGTGTGCGACCACTGCGGGATGATCCTGTCCGAGGAGCGCTTCGCCGCCGCGACGATCGTCGAGATCGACGGCCAAGTCGAGCCGCGCCTGTTCGACGACATCGGCGACATGGTCGCCTACCACGCGGCGAACGGCGACCTCGTCGTGCGCCGCTGGTACGTCCACGACCACGACAGCGTGGCCTGGATCGATGCGGCAACCGCCCACTACGTGCGCGCCGAGGGCATTCGCACGCCGATGGGCAGCGGGTTGGCGGCGTTCGGGGATGCGGCGCGGGCGAAGGCGTTTGCGGTCGAGGCGGGGGGCGCGGCGTTGGCGTTCGACGACCTGTAG
- a CDS encoding aminotransferase class V-fold PLP-dependent enzyme produces MNAAIASRAAVTPAPAAIEVPSADDLRAEFLLDPDIVFLNHGSFGACPRPVFEVYQAWQRELERQPVAFLGRRFPDLMRAARTHLGRAIGCAPDDVVFVPNATHGVNVVAHSLALGPGDEVLTSDHEYGACDRAWRLVTRKTGATYRAVPIDAPLTTHAAFVDAFWAAVGPRTRVIFLSHITSPTGVIFPVAEICRRARAAGILTVIDGAHAPGQLPLDMEAIGADVYTGNLHKWPCAPKGAAFLYVRRELQPQIEPLVVSWGFEPEPAFWPYDSPFVARHEWTGTADPAAYLSVPAALDFQRDRQWDAVRARCHRLARETRARLTALPGVTALHPDDDTWYAQMVAVTLPPIDAVAAKSRLYDDFGIEVPLVAWNARVLLRVSVQGYNTHGDIDALMAGVEGVLGV; encoded by the coding sequence ATGAACGCAGCGATCGCGAGCCGTGCCGCCGTGACCCCCGCCCCCGCGGCCATCGAAGTGCCGTCGGCCGACGATCTCAGGGCCGAGTTCCTGCTCGACCCCGACATCGTCTTCCTGAACCACGGCTCGTTCGGCGCATGCCCGCGCCCCGTCTTCGAGGTCTACCAGGCTTGGCAGCGCGAACTCGAGCGCCAGCCGGTCGCCTTTCTGGGCCGCCGTTTCCCGGACCTGATGCGCGCCGCGCGCACGCACCTGGGTCGCGCCATCGGCTGCGCACCCGACGACGTCGTCTTCGTGCCCAACGCCACCCACGGCGTGAACGTCGTCGCGCACAGCCTGGCCCTCGGGCCGGGCGACGAGGTGCTGACGAGCGACCACGAGTACGGCGCGTGCGACCGCGCCTGGCGTCTCGTCACGCGCAAGACGGGCGCCACGTACCGGGCGGTGCCGATCGACGCCCCCCTCACGACGCACGCCGCGTTCGTCGACGCCTTCTGGGCGGCCGTCGGACCGCGGACGCGCGTGATCTTCCTGTCGCACATCACGTCGCCGACCGGCGTGATCTTCCCGGTGGCCGAGATCTGCCGGCGCGCCCGCGCCGCCGGCATCCTGACCGTCATCGACGGCGCCCACGCGCCCGGCCAGCTGCCGCTGGACATGGAGGCGATCGGCGCCGACGTCTACACCGGCAACCTCCACAAGTGGCCCTGCGCCCCCAAAGGCGCGGCGTTCCTCTACGTCCGCCGCGAGCTCCAGCCGCAGATCGAGCCGCTCGTCGTCAGCTGGGGCTTCGAGCCCGAGCCGGCGTTCTGGCCGTACGACAGCCCCTTCGTGGCCCGGCACGAGTGGACCGGCACGGCCGACCCCGCCGCCTACCTGTCCGTGCCGGCGGCGCTCGACTTCCAGCGCGACCGCCAGTGGGACGCCGTCCGCGCCCGCTGCCACCGCCTGGCCCGCGAGACGCGCGCGCGCCTGACCGCGCTGCCGGGCGTGACGGCCCTCCACCCCGACGACGACACCTGGTATGCGCAGATGGTCGCCGTGACGCTGCCGCCCATCGATGCCGTGGCCGCCAAGAGCCGACTGTACGACGACTTCGGGATCGAGGTGCCGTTGGTGGCGTGGAACGCGCGGGTGCTGCTGCGCGTGAGCGTGCAGGGGTACAACACGCACGGGGATATCGATGCGTTGATGGCGGGGGTGGAGGGGGTGTTGGGGGTGTGA
- a CDS encoding trans-2-enoyl-CoA reductase family protein: protein MAEQVVVPRMRGFIATSAHPVGCAQMVAGQIARARRDAEGWTGGKALVLGSSAGYGLATRIVAAFRYGMDTLGVFYERPAKGERTASAGWYNTRAFTEAARADGLKAVNINGDAFSTEVLQQTLATLKAEFGPIDLVVHSLAAPQRTDPVTGITHRSVLKAIGQSVQEKTVDLYTGEVVIADVPVATDEEIEGTVAVMGGADLERWVDALLEAGLLARNAKVMAYSYIGPNVTWPYYHHGTIGRAKADLEATCKRLDARLAREIEGHCYVSVNKSIVTQAASAIPIVPLYVSVAYGVMKEQGVHEEAIDQMIRLFEDHIGPGAEPTFDAQGRIRLDDREMHEDIQHVVTARWPRIDTDHLDTLTDWAGCQLAFRQLFGFDVPGVDYDAAVEIDLPLP, encoded by the coding sequence ATGGCCGAGCAGGTCGTCGTACCGCGCATGCGCGGGTTCATCGCCACCAGCGCCCATCCGGTCGGCTGCGCGCAGATGGTCGCTGGGCAGATCGCCCGCGCGCGCCGGGACGCGGAGGGCTGGACGGGGGGCAAGGCGCTGGTCCTCGGATCGTCCGCCGGCTACGGGCTGGCGACGCGGATCGTCGCGGCGTTCCGGTACGGCATGGACACGCTCGGCGTGTTCTACGAACGGCCGGCGAAGGGCGAACGGACGGCGTCGGCCGGGTGGTACAACACGCGCGCGTTCACCGAGGCGGCGCGGGCGGACGGGCTGAAGGCGGTGAACATCAACGGCGACGCCTTCTCGACCGAGGTGCTGCAACAGACCCTGGCCACGTTGAAGGCCGAGTTCGGCCCGATCGATCTCGTCGTCCACAGCCTGGCCGCGCCGCAGCGGACGGATCCGGTGACGGGCATCACGCATCGTTCCGTCCTCAAGGCGATCGGCCAGTCCGTGCAGGAGAAGACGGTCGACCTCTACACCGGCGAGGTCGTCATCGCCGACGTGCCGGTGGCGACGGATGAGGAGATCGAGGGCACGGTGGCCGTGATGGGCGGCGCCGACCTGGAGCGTTGGGTGGACGCCCTGCTCGAGGCCGGTCTGCTGGCGCGGAACGCGAAGGTGATGGCCTACTCCTACATCGGCCCGAACGTCACGTGGCCGTACTACCACCACGGGACGATCGGCCGGGCCAAGGCGGACCTCGAGGCGACGTGCAAGCGGCTCGACGCGCGGCTGGCGCGGGAGATCGAGGGGCACTGCTACGTCTCGGTGAACAAGTCGATCGTCACCCAGGCGGCCTCGGCGATCCCGATCGTCCCGCTGTACGTGAGCGTCGCGTACGGGGTGATGAAGGAGCAGGGCGTGCACGAGGAGGCGATCGACCAGATGATCCGCCTTTTCGAGGACCACATCGGCCCGGGCGCGGAGCCGACGTTCGACGCGCAAGGGCGCATCCGGCTCGACGACCGCGAGATGCACGAGGACATCCAGCATGTGGTCACCGCCCGCTGGCCGCGCATCGACACCGACCACCTCGACACGCTGACGGACTGGGCCGGCTGCCAGCTGGCGTTCCGTCAGCTCTTCGGCTTCGACGTGCCGGGCGTGGACTACGACGCGGCGGTCGAGATCGACCTGCCGCTCCCGTGA
- a CDS encoding glycosyltransferase family 4 protein: MRILFLLTYYYPHWTGLTAYARRIAEGLARRGHTVHALATQHDPALPLEEVHRGVLIHRVPVKHQLSRASIAPGLLPKLDQLLKDVDVLSIHIPFPEVLPATALARARGVKVFLTHNGDLVLPAGPAKRPLEAGYYLTTGLAGRLATGVIPQTRDYAASSALLRPLWDKLHFIYAPVDQPPPDAARVAAWRTALGLDGKVLVGFAGRFVEEKGFDFLLAAVSDIVAKIPNAHFVFAGESEIPYETFFDAHRAELEAHRDHFTMLGLITDDQKMADFYGLIDIFALPSRSDCFPSTQIEAVRAGTPLVTADIPGAREIVKVTGMGRIVAARDPVALAEGIIEVATHLPDYRARHGVALDIFDPEKAFIAYEDVFDRAMKGTL, from the coding sequence ATGCGCATCCTCTTCCTCCTCACGTACTACTACCCCCACTGGACGGGCCTCACCGCCTACGCCCGGCGTATCGCCGAGGGGCTGGCGCGGCGCGGGCACACGGTGCATGCGCTGGCGACGCAGCACGACCCGGCGCTGCCGCTGGAGGAGGTCCACCGCGGGGTGCTCATCCACCGCGTGCCGGTGAAGCATCAGCTCAGCCGGGCCAGCATCGCCCCCGGCCTGCTGCCGAAGCTGGACCAGCTGCTGAAGGACGTCGACGTCCTGTCCATCCACATCCCGTTCCCGGAGGTCCTGCCGGCCACGGCGCTCGCCCGGGCGCGGGGCGTCAAGGTGTTCCTGACGCACAACGGCGATCTCGTCCTGCCGGCCGGGCCGGCCAAGCGGCCGCTCGAGGCGGGCTACTACCTCACGACCGGACTGGCCGGGCGGCTGGCGACGGGCGTGATCCCGCAGACGCGCGACTATGCCGCGTCGTCGGCGCTGCTGCGGCCGTTGTGGGACAAGCTGCACTTCATCTACGCCCCCGTCGACCAGCCGCCGCCCGACGCCGCGCGCGTCGCGGCCTGGCGGACGGCGCTCGGGCTGGACGGCAAGGTGCTCGTCGGCTTCGCCGGCCGGTTCGTCGAGGAGAAGGGGTTCGATTTCCTGCTCGCGGCCGTGTCCGACATCGTGGCCAAGATCCCGAACGCCCACTTCGTGTTCGCCGGCGAGAGCGAGATCCCGTACGAGACGTTCTTCGACGCCCACCGCGCCGAACTCGAGGCCCATCGCGACCACTTCACGATGCTCGGTCTCATCACGGACGATCAGAAGATGGCGGACTTCTACGGCCTGATCGACATCTTCGCCCTGCCCAGCCGCTCGGACTGCTTCCCGTCGACGCAGATCGAGGCCGTCCGCGCCGGCACGCCGCTCGTCACGGCCGACATCCCTGGGGCGCGCGAGATCGTGAAGGTCACCGGGATGGGCCGGATCGTGGCGGCGCGGGACCCGGTGGCGCTTGCCGAGGGCATCATCGAGGTCGCGACCCACCTGCCGGACTATCGCGCGCGGCATGGCGTCGCGCTTGACATCTTCGATCCCGAGAAAGCGTTCATCGCTTACGAGGACGTGTTCGATCGGGCGATGAAGGGCACGCTCTGA
- a CDS encoding Mur ligase, which produces MDVRDSRRLTGPNLLLDGPGACLDVALDAPGDPSPEACADAWSRVAARLLAAVGWGGAATATRTFAGGVSLAFAAPVDGLYAACDVNEAAWGMAWAALAGDGDRSVGAGATAGVVDPDAADSDPGAYPADPADPGADPADPVALVARLRAAIAAEANPSLVALAHAAASHGVQCLIDPDEVSVGLGTGSRTWRIGGGAVDAPSIDGVDGLGGAIGAVHDAIPDPSAVPWPDIHDVPVALVTGTNGKSTTVRLIAAMVRAAGRVAGVCTTDWVRVGGDVIDEGDWSGPGGARMVLRDARTEIAVLETARGGLLRRGLAVTRADVAAVTNVAADHLGEFGVATVEDLAAVKLVVAKVAGALVLNADDASLATCATSVASAVTWFSLDPQNDVVVQAVGRGGRAVVLDGDEIVLVEGVGANVGRQAGGQASGHDGGHDGGLARTGLATVDEIPIAFGGAARHNVANALCAVGVAAALGLPIAAIRAGLVDFQSSPEDNPGRLNLFDVGGCTVVVDYAHNPHGLRALADVVTTLAGGRRIVVLGQAGDRSDEDLRELAAAALAMRPDVVIVKELAEMLRGREIGEVPRVLAAALRALGVPDAAIVTAVDEVAATRVALGLAREGDVIVLPVHKRRGEVVGLLGRLVEEGWRTGEDVPGG; this is translated from the coding sequence ATGGACGTCCGCGACTCCCGCCGCCTCACCGGCCCCAACCTCCTCCTCGACGGCCCCGGCGCCTGCCTGGACGTTGCCCTCGATGCCCCCGGCGACCCGTCGCCCGAGGCGTGCGCCGACGCGTGGTCGCGCGTGGCGGCGCGGCTGCTGGCGGCCGTCGGCTGGGGCGGCGCGGCAACGGCGACGCGGACGTTCGCCGGCGGCGTCTCGCTGGCCTTCGCGGCACCGGTCGACGGGCTGTACGCGGCGTGCGATGTGAACGAGGCGGCGTGGGGGATGGCGTGGGCGGCGCTGGCGGGGGACGGCGATCGTTCGGTCGGAGCCGGGGCCACGGCCGGAGTCGTCGATCCCGATGCTGCCGACTCCGATCCCGGCGCCTATCCCGCCGATCCCGCCGATCCCGGCGCCGATCCCGCCGATCCCGTCGCCCTCGTCGCCCGCCTTCGCGCCGCCATCGCCGCCGAGGCGAACCCGTCGCTCGTCGCGCTCGCCCACGCGGCCGCATCGCATGGCGTGCAATGCCTGATCGACCCGGACGAGGTGTCGGTGGGCCTTGGGACGGGCAGCAGGACGTGGCGCATCGGCGGTGGGGCGGTCGACGCGCCGTCCATCGACGGCGTGGATGGCTTGGGCGGCGCAATCGGCGCGGTGCACGACGCAATCCCCGACCCGTCGGCCGTCCCGTGGCCGGACATCCACGACGTGCCCGTCGCGCTCGTCACCGGGACGAACGGCAAATCGACGACGGTGCGGCTCATCGCGGCGATGGTCCGGGCGGCGGGGCGGGTGGCGGGGGTCTGCACGACGGACTGGGTGCGGGTCGGGGGCGATGTGATCGACGAGGGCGACTGGTCGGGGCCGGGCGGGGCGCGGATGGTGCTGCGCGACGCGCGGACGGAGATCGCGGTCCTCGAGACCGCGCGGGGCGGGCTGCTGCGGCGCGGGCTGGCGGTGACGCGCGCGGACGTGGCGGCGGTCACGAACGTCGCGGCGGACCACCTGGGCGAGTTCGGCGTGGCGACGGTCGAGGATCTGGCGGCGGTGAAGCTCGTCGTCGCCAAGGTGGCCGGGGCGCTCGTGCTGAACGCGGACGACGCCTCGTTGGCGACGTGCGCGACATCCGTGGCGTCGGCCGTCACATGGTTCAGCCTCGACCCGCAGAACGACGTCGTCGTGCAGGCTGTCGGCCGCGGTGGGCGAGCCGTCGTGCTCGACGGCGACGAGATCGTGCTCGTCGAGGGGGTCGGTGCGAACGTCGGCAGGCAAGCGGGCGGGCAAGCGAGCGGGCATGACGGCGGGCACGACGGCGGGTTGGCGCGCACCGGCCTGGCGACCGTCGACGAGATCCCGATCGCCTTCGGCGGCGCGGCGCGGCACAACGTGGCGAACGCGCTGTGTGCCGTCGGCGTCGCGGCGGCGCTCGGGCTGCCAATCGCGGCGATCCGCGCCGGGCTGGTGGATTTCCAGAGCTCGCCGGAGGACAACCCGGGGCGGCTCAACCTGTTCGATGTCGGCGGCTGCACCGTCGTCGTGGACTACGCCCACAACCCGCACGGGCTGCGGGCGCTGGCCGACGTCGTCACTACGCTGGCGGGCGGGCGGCGGATCGTCGTCCTCGGGCAGGCGGGCGATCGGAGCGACGAGGACCTGCGCGAGCTGGCTGCGGCGGCGCTGGCGATGCGGCCGGATGTCGTCATCGTCAAAGAGCTGGCCGAGATGCTGCGCGGGCGGGAGATAGGGGAGGTGCCGCGGGTGCTCGCGGCCGCGCTGCGGGCGTTGGGCGTACCCGACGCAGCCATCGTGACGGCGGTGGACGAGGTGGCGGCGACGCGGGTGGCGCTCGGGTTGGCGCGGGAGGGGGATGTCATCGTGCTGCCGGTTCACAAACGGCGGGGGGAAGTGGTGGGGTTGTTGGGGCGGTTGGTGGAAGAAGGGTGGCGAACGGGAGAGGATGTGCCTGGGGGATGA
- a CDS encoding DinB family protein — MNLDAAREQLAANADAIAALVRPVDGDGARWKPSPEAWTILEVVCHLADEERDDFRTRVALTLQDPTLPWPPIDPGGWVTARDYASRDLGAALADFLAERERSLAWLGGLASAGVDGAADRLVDPAWDNAARHPAGFTIRAGDLMASWLAHDLLHVRQIVELRYGAMAGGVDGAVGDGGRDDGGGANVAGGEDAAAGEAAGAGAGDGGRAWDVRYAGEW; from the coding sequence ATGAACCTGGATGCCGCCCGCGAACAGCTCGCCGCCAACGCCGACGCCATCGCCGCGCTCGTCCGGCCGGTCGACGGCGACGGGGCGCGCTGGAAGCCGTCGCCCGAGGCGTGGACCATCCTGGAGGTGGTCTGCCACCTGGCCGACGAGGAGCGGGACGACTTCCGGACCCGCGTCGCGCTGACGCTCCAGGACCCGACGCTGCCATGGCCGCCGATCGACCCGGGCGGCTGGGTGACGGCGCGGGACTACGCGTCGCGCGATCTGGGAGCGGCGCTCGCGGACTTCCTGGCGGAGCGGGAGCGGTCGCTGGCGTGGCTGGGCGGGCTCGCGAGTGCGGGTGTCGACGGCGCGGCCGACCGCCTCGTCGATCCGGCGTGGGACAACGCGGCGCGCCATCCGGCCGGCTTCACGATCCGGGCGGGTGATCTGATGGCGTCGTGGCTGGCGCATGATCTGCTGCACGTGCGGCAGATCGTGGAGTTGCGGTATGGGGCCATGGCGGGTGGGGTCGACGGGGCCGTGGGCGATGGCGGGCGCGACGATGGCGGGGGTGCCAATGTCGCCGGCGGCGAAGACGCGGCGGCGGGCGAGGCTGCTGGTGCGGGCGCTGGGGACGGTGGCCGCGCGTGGGACGTCCGGTACGCCGGGGAGTGGTAG